In the Oscillospiraceae bacterium genome, GTAAGAGTCCATATCGATGACGAGCTGGTCGAACCCAAGCCGCCGGGCCGCGTCGGTGGCTTGGCCGTAACGCCGCATCACGGCGTGGATGCGCGCCAGCACCTCTTTCATCTCGAAGGGTTTCACGATATAGTCGTCGGCGCCCATCTCAAGACCGGAGACCTTGTCGTAGGTCTCGCCCTTGGCGGTGAGCATGATGATGGGCACTTTTGACTCCGTGCGGATCTCCCGGCAGAGCGCCCAGCCGTCCATCACGGGCAGCATGATATCGAGCAACACAAGATCGGGCGGGTTTTGACGAAACGCCACGAGCCCCGCGCCGCCGTCGGCCGCCGCCTCCACGGAAAATCCGTCTTTTTCGAGGTACAGCCGCAGAAGCTGGCTGATGTTGGCCTCGTCCTCCACAATGAGCACCCGTTTGGCCATCCGCTCCATGTCCCCCTCTCCGTCCGCCGCGCGGCCTCCGTGCCGCACTCTACCCTTCATTATACAGCAAACGCTGCCTTTTGCGTGAATAATCTGTGAAGAAAACACGCTATCTCCGCGCGGCGACGAAATACGCGCCAGGGCACCTTGACAAATCTCCGCGCGGACCGTTACAATAAATGCAACACCCAAATGGGACGCTCTCCGGCGCGCCCACAAAAATCAGACAGAGAGGGAGAGATCTGTGTCCGAACGGATCATCGCGCCCCGCGGTACCCACGACATTTTGCCCGACGAGACGGAAAGATGGCAAAAATTGGAAAGTTCGATCCGCGCGGTGACACGCGCTTTCGCGTTTCGGGAAATCCGCTTTCCCACCTTTGAGCACACCGAATTGTTCCTGCGCGGCGTGGGGGAGACAACGGACGTGGTCCAAAAGGAGATGTACACCTTTGAGGACAAGGGCGGACGCTCCATCACGCTGCGCCCGGAGGGCACCGCGTCCGTCGTGCGCGCCTTCGTCGAGCATGCGCTGCACGCCGGCGCCCTGCCGCTCAAGGTCTATTACATCGCCCCAAACTTCCGCTACGAGAAGCCGCAGGCCGGGCGGCTTCGCGAACACCACCAGTTCGGGGTCGAGTGTTTCGGGCCGTCGCTGCCCTCCGCCGACGCCGAGGTCATCGCGCTGGAGGATGCGCTGCTGAAGACGCTGGGGCTGCGCGACATCACGCTGCACCTTGGGTCCATCGGCTGTCCGGTGTGCCGGCCCGCCTATCTCGACGCGTTGCGCGCCTATCTCGCGACGCGCCTGGACGCGCTCTGTCCCACCTGCCAGGACCGTCTGACGCGCAACCCCCTGCGCGTGCTGGACTGCAAAAACGCCGCCTGCATCGAGGCCGCGCGGGGTGCGCCGGTCATGCTGGACGCCCTGTGCGACGACTGTGAGACGCATCTGCGCGCGGTCCGAAACGAACTTGGCGCGCTCTCCCTCCCCTATGTGATCGATCCGAGCCTCGTGCGCGGGCTCGACTACTACACCCGCACGGTGTTTGAGTTCACCACCGATTGCATCGGCGCCCAAAGCACTGTCTGCGGCGGCGGCCGGTACGACAATCTGGTCGCGCAGCTCGGGGGACCGCCCACGCCGGCGCTGGGTTTCGGCTCCGGTCTGGAGCGGCTGCTGCTGGTCATGGAGACGCAGGGCGTGCTGCCGCCGTCGTCCGCCGGCTGCGACCTCTGCCTCGCCGTGGCCGGCGACAGTCTCACCCTCTTCGCCGCCGAACTGCTAAACGACTTGCGCCGTCTCGGCCTCTCTGCCGAGCGGGACCTGATGGGCCGGTCGCTGAAGGCACAGATGAAGGCCGCCAACCGCCTGGGCGCGCGCGCCGTCCTGGTGCTGGGAGACGACGAGCGCGCGCGTGGCACGGGCCTGCTGAAAGACATGACCACCGGAGAGACATACCCCTGCGCGCTGACGCCGGACGGCATCCGGGATGTCTTTTTGACGCTCCCCGCGCCGGAAACACGGGCGGAGACGCCCGCCAAGGGAGGAACACACGAATGAGTTATCACCGCACCGACTACTGCGGGGCGCTGCGGCCGGCGGACGCCGGACGCAGCGTCACCCTCTGCGGCTGGGCGCAGGGACGCCGAAATCTGGGCGGATTGTTGTTTGTCGACCTGCGCGACCGCTCCGGTCTCATGCAGTGCGTTTTCAGCGAGGAGGCGGACCGCGCGCTCTTTGAACAGGCCGAGACGATTCGAAACGAATACGTGCTCTGTGTGACGGGTGTGCTCGCCCGCCGGGCGCCGGAGGCCGTGAACCCCGACCGACCCACCGGGTCCGTCGAGGTACGCGCCGAGACGCTGACGATCCTATCGAAGGCCGCAACGCCGCCCTTCGAGATCGAGGAGGAGACGCAGGTGGGCGAGGCGTTGCGGCTGAAGTACCGTTACCTGGATCTGCGCCGCCCGAAACTGCAGCGGCATCTCATGCTGCGCCACCGCGCCGCCCAGGCGGCGCGCCGTTTCTTTGACGAGGAGGGTTTTCTGGAGATCGAGACGCCCATGCTCACAAAATCCACGCCGGAGGGCGCGCGCGACTACCTCGTACCGTCCCGCGTGCACCCGGGCATGTTCTATGCCCTGCCGCAGTCGCCGCAGCAGTACAAGCAGCTGTTGATGCTGGCTGGATTTGATAAATACTTCCAGCTCGCCCGCTGTTTCCGCGACGAGGACCTGCGCGCGGACCGGCAGCCGGACTTCACGCAGATCGACATTGAGATGTCGTTTGTGGATGTGGAAGATGTGCTCTCCGTCAACGAGCGGTTCATCGCCTATCTGTTCAAAGAGGTGCTGGACGTGGACGTGCCGCTGCCGCTGCCGCGCATCCCCCACCGGGAGGCCATGCGCCGTTTCGGGTCGGACAAGCCGGACCTGCGCGTCGGCTATGAGCTGGTCGACGTCACCGACATCGCCAAGGGCTGCGGTTTCAAGGTGTTCTCCTCGGCCGCCGCGACCGGCGGGGTACATCTCATCAACATGACGGGTTGCGCCGGGAAGTTCACGCGCCGTGACATCGACGCGCTGTCCCTCTGGGTCAAGGACTATCGGGTGGGCGGACTGGCCTGGGCGCGCCTGCTCGGCGGCGAGATGACCTCGTCCTTCGGGAAGTTCCTGACGGACGCGGAGATGGCGTCCATCCTTGCCCGCGCGGGGGCGCAGGACGGCGATCTGCTGTTCATTGTCGGGGACCCAAACGAGACGCGCGCGCTGACCGCGCTGGGCGCGTTGCGGCTGGAGTGCGCCCGGCGGCTCGGCCTGCTGCGCAAGGACGATTTTAAATTTCTGTGGGTGACGGAATTTCCGCTGTTTGAGTACAGCGAGGAGGAAAACCGCTACGTGGCCTGCCACCACCCCTTCACGGCGCCGATGGACGAGGACCTGCCGCTGCTGACCGCGGGCGAGCTGGGCCGCGTGCGCTCCAAGGCGTATGACATGGTGCTCTCCGGCACGGAGCTCTCGTCCGGCTCCATCCGCATCTTTGACACGCAGGCACAGGCCAATATGTTCTCCGCGCTGGGTTTCACGCGGGCACAGGCCGAGGCTCGCTTCGGACATCTGCTGACCGCCTTCCAATACGGCGTCCCCCCCCACGGCGGTCTCGCCTTCGGCTTCGACCGCATCGTCATGCTCATGACCGGCGCCGACTCCCTCCGGGATGTGATCGCTTTCCCGAAGGTACAAAACGCCTCCGAGCTGATGACCGCCTGCCCCTCGCCCGTGGACGAACACCAGCTCCATGACCTCCACATCCGCCCGGCCGACCCGTCTCCCGCCGAGGAGGCGTGAGGTAGACTCGGCGGATAGAAAATTTTCCTTGACGGATACAGCCTTGTGCTGTATATTAACTTTGGCGATGAGTCATTTGCATGAAACCGATTTTTTCGTTTCCCAATCTGTTTGCCAGCTAGTTGTGTCCGTTGCAGTAAAATTGCAACCTGAATGGTATCCACATCGACACATGCAAATAACATAGCTCAGAGTCTCCGTCGATGAAGCCTAAAAGTATGCAGATAGGAATGGTGGCGAATTTTAGATAGGGGGGTGTACTCCAAATGGCTTCAAAGAAAACCTGCTTTGTGATTACGCCGATAGGAGACCCCAAGGCAGAAATTCGGCGTAAAATGAATATGCTTACCAACGCCATCAAAGAAATGCTCAAGGATGACTTCACTGTGAAAGGACCCCTTGATTATAATAAGATAGGGGATATACCAAAATATGTGATCGAAGCTCTTACTGAGTCAGATCTTGTTATAGCAAATCTTTCTGGAGATTTTACAAATAATAATCCAAATCCAAATCCAAATGTGATGTATGAACTGGGAATCAGATATTCAATAGGAAAGCCTGTAGTTTTGGTTGCAGAGAAAGGAACCAAGTTGTCATTTGATATAAATCATGAAAAAGTCATTCAGTTTGGATACTTTGTGGATGATTTCGAAACATTCAAGGGGGAATTAGCAAGAACAATAACCCACATAGATTTTAGCAATTTCTATCAGGGACCAGTCGTTGATATTATCAAGGCTGGTTCTCCACCGTGTGTCTACAATCAATTTGCGAAAATAGTGGAAAATGTACATATATTTGCGGAGATATATTCTTATATCACTAGCGTTGACCATGATCATGGATTAGTGAACAAGGATGTGATAATATTTGCGCTCGATTTAAGTTTTACCAAAGCAGGAATTTTACAATTAGTAAATATAGTAAGTGATATTGATATTAGAATTCTCGCTCTTGATAGATCGGCTAAAGACCTAACTACATTTAAGGATGGTCTTTCATGGAACAGCGACACATTAGACAGCAATGTAAATGACTTGGCAAACTCAACCAATGCGATAAAAAGGAGGAATAATTCGCTTGAAGTTAGAAGTTCGTCTATTGCGTATCCTTATCAAGGTATTATTATTGATGACTTGTTATTCTTTAACTGGATTAATATTATAGATGGTAATAAAATTCAAGGGAACACAGTAACCCAAATGTTACAGCGAAATTCAGACGATGGTTTTTCAATGACTCAATTCGATTCGTTCAAGGCATGGTTTGAATACTATTGGAAGTATGCAAGAGTACGCTATTCCTCGGATCATTATTAATAACTCTCAAAATCAAACATACCACAAGGCATCCGTCGTATGATTGAGAATCTCCTTGCCGCGATTCGCCTTGCGGAATGCGCGGGCAGAGCGAATGAATTTTTCCCCAACTTCAACTATATCACAATTTTTGGTTCCGATTATGCCGAGTGCACTACGATAAGAATGAATCCATCGCTAAGTGACGAGGCATTGTCAATCATCAGCTATGGGCATATCGGCAGCCTGTTTTTCAACTGCGACTTGCTCGGCTATGGATTCATGGGGTTATCGACATTTTTTATTGCGTTTACAATGGCGCCAAAAAGCAAAAGCGATAAAGTTCTTCGCGGATTGCTGTGGGATCATGAGGTGTTCTTTTTGCCTTGCCTGATTGTCCCTATGTTTCCTGTTTTTACAGTGGGAATGAGTACTGTTCTGGGAACCATTTCGCTGGAAATATGGTGCGCGTATTTTATACCTATCTGCATTTTAGGCTATAGATATTTTCGCAGAGAACAAAATCGACCCGCAAATCATCGACCTGCACGCGAGAAGAAACGCCATTAGGGCGAATCGTGATTCGCCCTAATGGCTGTGCATCGGCAATCCCTACCAGACGACACAAAAAGGCGGCGGCTTTGAGAGATGTTCAAAGCCGCCGCCTTATATTGCGCGCCGCCCTCGATCAGATGAAGCCCTTTGACGTCAGGAAATCGCGGGCTACGTCGGCGGGGTTTTCGCGCTGGCCGTCCACACGGAAATTGAGCGCCCGCATGGTCTCGTCGTCCAAGGACCCAGCCAGGCGGTTCACGAGCTCCACCAACTCCGGATAGGCCTCCGCCACCTCCGCGCGGAGAATCGGCGCCGCATGGTAGGGCGGGAAAAACTGCTTGTCGTCCTCCAGCACCACAAGATCGTACTCAAGGAGCAGTCCGTCTGTGGAAAAGGCGTTCGTCACCTGGATCTCATCGCTGTTGATGGCCGTGTAACGGAGCGTGCCCTCAATCGCCAGTTCGTTTTTGAATGCCATGTCGTATGTTTTCTTCAGATTGGGGATCCCATCGGCGCGGTTCAAGATTTCGAAGCTCACTCCCAGCACCATGTCCTGCGACACCTTGGCGAGATCGGAATAGGTTTTGAGGCCGTACTGCTCCGCGGTATCCGGCCGAACGGTGAGCGTGTAGGTGTTGTTGAACCCAAGCGGATCGAGCATCAGCAGCTCGTAGTCCCGCTCAAGATCCTGAGCCGAAATGTCGTAAACCTCGTCGGCCGTCTTGATGTCGTTGTACCCCAGATAGTTCGCATACACCGTGCCGGTGTAGTCAACACATAGGTCGACGTCGCCGCTCTGCATGGCCGCAAACAGTACGTTGGAACTCAGTTCGCGCTTGTACTCCACCTGAATGTCCGTGTTCTCCTCCACCAGGATCTGAAGTGCGTTCCCAAGGATATCCTGCTCCGTGTAAGCCTTTGCTCCGACGACGATGCTGCGGCTCTCCTTCGGCCCGCAGCCGATGAGCAGCAGGAAGATCGCCGTCCCCAGCAGCAGCGCGATGACTCTTTTCTTCATATCGACCATCTCTCCTCTCTCCCCCTTCGGGGTGTTCGAAAATTTTTTAAAAATGTCAATTTTGTTTGAAACAGGCGGGCGTCACCAGCTTTTCCACCAAGGAAAACAGGAAGTCCATCAGCAGCGCCAGCAGACAGGCAGGGACGGCGCCCGCCAGGATTTGGTAGTCGTTGAGCGTGCGGATACCCGAGTAGATCAGGTAACCAAGGCCGTTTGCGCCGATGAACGCGGCGAGCGTCACAAGCCCCACCGAAGTGACGGCGGAGATGCGCACGCCCGCCATGATGACCGGCAGTGCCAGCGGCAGCTTGACCTTTGCGAGCACCTGGATCCTCGTCATTCCGATCCCCTTCGCGGCCTCAAGCGTCTCCGCGTTGATACCGGAGAGGCCCGTTACCGTGTTTTTGATGATGGGCAGCAGCGAATAGACGACGACCATGAAGACCGCCGGTCTCTCGCCGATCCCGAGCAGGGGGATCAAAAAACCCAGCAGCGCGATGCTGGGGATGGCCTGCACCACATTGGCCACGCCCAGCACCGGTTTCTTCAGCTTCCTCCGATAGCTGATTAGCACCCCCAACGGAACGCCGAGCGCTGTCGCGATGACAATGGAGAGCAGCGTGAGCTGCAGATGCTGAAACAGCCGCGTCGCGATCTCCCCGGCACTCTGGGTCAGAAATGTGAACAGACTCACGATGTCACCGCCTCCGTTTCGTCCAGATAGGGCCGGCTCAGCGTCGTCAGCAGGCTGCTCTTGGTGATGAGCCCCGCCACAGTGCCCGCCTCGTCGAGGACGGGAACGGCGGAGAGCCCGCCGCGGTTCACAATCTGCAGAACCTCCACGATATTCTCGTCGGGGGAGACCTTCTCGAACTGACGCCGCATCACGCGCGAAACGGGGACGCTCCGGTCCGCGCAGGTCTGCACTTCTCTGGCCGAGATGATGCCCAGCATGCGCATGTTCTCCCCAGTGATCAGGAGGCTGTCGACCTTGCGCGTGCGCATCCGCTCGATACAGCGCATGACCGTTGTGTCGGCGGAGGCGCAGACGGGATTTTGGATCATGATATCCCGAGCCCGGATGAAGGCCGGGGACGACCAGATCCGATTGCGGCCGATGAAATCGGCGACGAACCCATTGGCAGGATGCTTCATGACCGCCTCCACCGTGTCGTACTGCACAACGCCGCCCTCATGGATGAGACAGATCCTGTCGGCGATCTTCACGGCCTCGTCCATGTCGTGCGTCACGAAGACGATCGTCTTGCGCACCCGCGCCTGCAAGTCGGCCAGCTCGTCCTGGAGCTGAGCCCGCGTCAGCGGATCGAGAGCGGAAAACGGTTCGTCCATCAAGATCACCTCGGGGTCGCACGCAAAGGCCCGCGCTACGCCGACACG is a window encoding:
- a CDS encoding nucleoside 2-deoxyribosyltransferase translates to MASKKTCFVITPIGDPKAEIRRKMNMLTNAIKEMLKDDFTVKGPLDYNKIGDIPKYVIEALTESDLVIANLSGDFTNNNPNPNPNVMYELGIRYSIGKPVVLVAEKGTKLSFDINHEKVIQFGYFVDDFETFKGELARTITHIDFSNFYQGPVVDIIKAGSPPCVYNQFAKIVENVHIFAEIYSYITSVDHDHGLVNKDVIIFALDLSFTKAGILQLVNIVSDIDIRILALDRSAKDLTTFKDGLSWNSDTLDSNVNDLANSTNAIKRRNNSLEVRSSSIAYPYQGIIIDDLLFFNWINIIDGNKIQGNTVTQMLQRNSDDGFSMTQFDSFKAWFEYYWKYARVRYSSDHY
- the aspS gene encoding aspartate--tRNA ligase; amino-acid sequence: MSYHRTDYCGALRPADAGRSVTLCGWAQGRRNLGGLLFVDLRDRSGLMQCVFSEEADRALFEQAETIRNEYVLCVTGVLARRAPEAVNPDRPTGSVEVRAETLTILSKAATPPFEIEEETQVGEALRLKYRYLDLRRPKLQRHLMLRHRAAQAARRFFDEEGFLEIETPMLTKSTPEGARDYLVPSRVHPGMFYALPQSPQQYKQLLMLAGFDKYFQLARCFRDEDLRADRQPDFTQIDIEMSFVDVEDVLSVNERFIAYLFKEVLDVDVPLPLPRIPHREAMRRFGSDKPDLRVGYELVDVTDIAKGCGFKVFSSAAATGGVHLINMTGCAGKFTRRDIDALSLWVKDYRVGGLAWARLLGGEMTSSFGKFLTDAEMASILARAGAQDGDLLFIVGDPNETRALTALGALRLECARRLGLLRKDDFKFLWVTEFPLFEYSEEENRYVACHHPFTAPMDEDLPLLTAGELGRVRSKAYDMVLSGTELSSGSIRIFDTQAQANMFSALGFTRAQAEARFGHLLTAFQYGVPPHGGLAFGFDRIVMLMTGADSLRDVIAFPKVQNASELMTACPSPVDEHQLHDLHIRPADPSPAEEA
- the hisS gene encoding histidine--tRNA ligase, with the translated sequence MSERIIAPRGTHDILPDETERWQKLESSIRAVTRAFAFREIRFPTFEHTELFLRGVGETTDVVQKEMYTFEDKGGRSITLRPEGTASVVRAFVEHALHAGALPLKVYYIAPNFRYEKPQAGRLREHHQFGVECFGPSLPSADAEVIALEDALLKTLGLRDITLHLGSIGCPVCRPAYLDALRAYLATRLDALCPTCQDRLTRNPLRVLDCKNAACIEAARGAPVMLDALCDDCETHLRAVRNELGALSLPYVIDPSLVRGLDYYTRTVFEFTTDCIGAQSTVCGGGRYDNLVAQLGGPPTPALGFGSGLERLLLVMETQGVLPPSSAGCDLCLAVAGDSLTLFAAELLNDLRRLGLSAERDLMGRSLKAQMKAANRLGARAVLVLGDDERARGTGLLKDMTTGETYPCALTPDGIRDVFLTLPAPETRAETPAKGGTHE
- a CDS encoding ABC transporter ATP-binding protein, with translation MIRFEGITKRYEQQVVVSDISFEVEKGELVVIIGPSGCGKTTLLKIINRLIRPTSGRVYINGADTAAQDEIELRRNMGYVIQQTGLFPHMTVRENIEIIPRLQRVNRADIETRSAELMRMVGLDPEQFLDRYPSQLSGGQQQRVGVARAFACDPEVILMDEPFSALDPLTRAQLQDELADLQARVRKTIVFVTHDMDEAVKIADRICLIHEGGVVQYDTVEAVMKHPANGFVADFIGRNRIWSSPAFIRARDIMIQNPVCASADTTVMRCIERMRTRKVDSLLITGENMRMLGIISAREVQTCADRSVPVSRVMRRQFEKVSPDENIVEVLQIVNRGGLSAVPVLDEAGTVAGLITKSSLLTTLSRPYLDETEAVTS
- a CDS encoding response regulator transcription factor, with the protein product MAKRVLIVEDEANISQLLRLYLEKDGFSVEAAADGGAGLVAFRQNPPDLVLLDIMLPVMDGWALCREIRTESKVPIIMLTAKGETYDKVSGLEMGADDYIVKPFEMKEVLARIHAVMRRYGQATDAARRLGFDQLVIDMDSYTLTVRERVVDTPPKELELLFHLASSPNRVFTRNQLLDEVWGFDYFGDSRTVDVHVKRLREKLEGVSDRWSLKTVWGVGYKFEALGE